In Euphorbia lathyris chromosome 9, ddEupLath1.1, whole genome shotgun sequence, the following are encoded in one genomic region:
- the LOC136207048 gene encoding protein OCTOPUS, which produces MNPTTEPSQLQPPPQPPQPNRPSTSCDRHPDEHFTGFCPSCLCERLAVLDHSASASASSSSSRKPPIPTTSTATAALKAIFKPSSGTGGNGTSSSKTSFFPELRRTKSFSASKNEGFSGVFEPQRKSCDVRVRSTLWALFYQDDERKPSEIEVESRISSSSVRGPVLESKEEDEIETESEVETEDEIGVESGDIIRDFDDHILTARNSNANPIEEIVEEEEEEEEEEEEEEPIVIEPELIREEELKPMKDHIDLDSQTKKPSGRDFKEIAGSFWSAASVFSKKLQKWRQKQKLKKRRNGGPGSATLPVEKPIGRQFRETQSEIADYGFGRRSCDTDPRFSLDAGRISFDDPRYSFDEPRASWDGYLIGRTFPRMPTMLSVVEDAPVNVVLRPDAQIPVEEPPPPMNSIIEDATTPGGSAQTRDYYSDSSSRRRRSLDRSNSIRKTAAAVVAEIDELKSAAVLNAKVSPATTLDYMNGGPKLVAPDRDLRDSNSNSLRDDCSETFDMGFRDNASMVGNGERKGGNNNNGNNNNKKSRRWSKAWNIWGFIHRRSVNKDGEEEDRYSSSRANGVERSYSESWQEGRGGGGFNPKLMRSNSSVSWRNSTTNGSIGGGRKSNVEMSSKKRDEFVIERNRSARYSPNNIDNGLLRFYLTPMRSSSSRRVGWGKSKSSHAQSIARSVLRLY; this is translated from the coding sequence ATGAATCCCACCACCGAACCATCACAGCTTCAGCCACCGCCGCAACCACCGCAACCTAATCGACCTTCTACTTCTTGTGACCGTCATCCGGACGAGCATTTCACTGGTTTTTGCCCCTCATGCCTCTGCGAGCGTCTCGCTGTGCTCGATCACTCCGCCTCCGcctctgcttcttcttcttcttcccggAAACCCCCAATCCCTACTACCTCCACTGCCACCGCTGCTCTTAAAGCTATTTTTAAGCCTTCCTCCGGGACTGGTGGTAACGGTACTTCTTCTTCTAAGACTTCCTTTTTTCCTGAGCTCCGTCGTACTAAGTCTTTCTCGGCTTCCAAAAACGAAGGTTTCTCCGGTGTTTTTGAGCCTCAGAGGAAGTCCTGTGACGTTAGGGTTCGTAGTACTCTTTGGGCCCTCTTTTATCAGGACGACGAACGGAAACCTTCTGAAATCGAGGTTGAGTCTCGGATTTCTTCTTCCAGTGTTCGAGGTCCTgttttggagtccaaggaagaggACGAAATTGAAACGGAATCGGAAGTGGAAACGGAGGATGAGATTGGTGTTGAGAGTGGGGACATTATCAGGGATTTTGATGACCACATTTTGACTGCGAGAAACTCCAACGCTAATCCAATTGAAGAGATTgtagaggaagaggaagaggaggaggaagaagaagaggaggaggaaccTATTGTGATAGAGCCGGAGTTAATTCGGGAGGAGGAGCTGAAACCGATGAAGGACCACATAGATCTCGATTCACAAACGAAGAAACCGTCCGGTAGAGATTTTAAAGAGATTGCAGGTAGTTTCTGGTCTGCTGCTTCGGTTTTCAGTAAGAAATTGCAGAAATGGAGACAAAAGCAGAAgctgaagaagaggagaaatgGTGGACCAGGTTCAGCCACATTGCCGGTGGAGAAGCCAATTGGACGGCAGTTCAGAGAAACACAGTCGGAAATTGCAGATTACGGATTCGGCAGAAGATCTTGCGACACGGATCCGAGATTCTCTCTCGATGCAGGGAGGATTTCGTTTGATGATCCTCGTTACTCCTTCGACGAGCCTCGTGCATCTTGGGATGGGTATTTAATCGGAAGAACTTTTCCGAGAATGCCTACGATGCTCTCCGTGGTTGAAGACGCACCTGTTAATGTCGTTTTAAGGCCCGATGCCCAAATCCCAGTCGAAGAACCACCACCGCCTATGAATTCCATCATCGAAGACGCCACTACACCTGGTGGCTCAGCTCAAACCAGAGACTATTACTCCGATTCATCCTCTCGCCGTCGCCGGAGTCTCGACAGGTCCAACTCAATCAGAAAAACAGCCGCAGCTGTAGTAGCTGAAATCGATGAGTTGAAATCAGCTGCTGTATTAAACGCCAAAGTATCACCAGCAACAACACTGGACTACATGAACGGAGGACCCAAATTGGTAGCTCCAGACAGAGACCTGAGAGATTCAAACTCGAATTCATTGAGGGATGATTGCTCGGAGACATTTGACATGGGGTTCAGAGACAATGCATCAATGGTAGGGAACGGAGAAAGGAAAGGAGGAAATAACAACAacggcaacaacaacaacaagaaGTCCCGGAGATGGAGCAAAGCTTGGAACATTTGGGGGTTTATCCATAGAAGAAGTGTGAACAAAgatggggaagaagaagatagaTACAGCAGCAGTAGAGCAAATGGGGTAGAGAGGTCATATTCAGAATCATGGCAAGAAGGAAGAGGAGGAGGGGGTTTCAATCCAAAGCTAATGAGAAGCAATAGCAGTGTGAGTTGgaggaattcaacaacaaatgGGTCAATTGGGGGAGGAAGAAAGAGCAATGTTGAGATGAGTAGCAAGAAAAGAGATGAATTTGTTATAGAAAGAAACAGAAGTGCAAGGTATTCACCAAATAACATTGATAATGGACTTTTAAGGTTCTATTTAACGCCGATGAGGAGCAGCAGCAGCCGGAGAGTTGGGTGGGGGAAGAGTAAATCAAGTCATGCACAGTCAATTGCAAGGAGCGTATTAAGATTGTACTGA
- the LOC136206199 gene encoding pentatricopeptide repeat-containing protein At3g09060, which produces MAALPKPLSSKRLLNLLKSEKNALSAISLFDSATSVPGYTHSSHVFQHMLRRLDDSRLVVHVSRIVELINTQKCRCTEDVALSAIQAYAKNKMIDKALDTFQQMEEIFGCNPGIKSFNTLLNAFVELNDWEKAESFFAYSETVGVSPNLATYNILIKISCKKKQFKKAKELLDWMWETDLKPDVYSYGTVINGIVKGGDLFRALEVFDEMPERGIIPDVTCYNMIIDGFLKIGNYDKAKEIWERLVIDSSVYPNVATYNIMINGLSMCGRFDESLEIWERMKKNERGKDMITYTTFIHRLSEAGNLDGALKVYKEMVDSGLMVDVVTYNAMLKGFCRSGKIKESFELWVVMGKAGCRNVVSYNILIKGLFDNGKIEEAISIWELLRKKGCGPDSITYGILVHGLCKNRCLNKALKLLKEAEGEGVRLDNYAYSSMVDGLCKEGRIDEAIGIVKEMDKHGCKLVPHICNPLINGLVRASKLEEAIIFFRDMICKGCSPTIVSFNILVHGLCASERYSEAYSFVKEMLEKELKPDMITYSLLMKGLCQERKIDMVLNLWHQAIANGFKPDMKMHNILMHALCSAGKIKDALQLYSNMKRSNCVPNLVTYNTLMEGLYKARDCEKASEIWDCILKDGLQPDIISYNITFKGLCTCGRMSDAVEYLNDALNRGMLPTVISWNILVRAAVSFGASKFVGV; this is translated from the coding sequence ATGGCTGCCCTCCCCAAACCCCTCTCTTCCAAGCGACTTCTCAACCTCCTCAAATCCGAGAAGAATGCTCTATCTGCAATTTCCCTATTCGACTCTGCAACTTCCGTCCCGGGTTACACCCACTCTTCCCACGTCTTCCAACACATGCTTCGTCGACTCGACGATTCAAGACTGGTAGTTCACGTTTCTCGGATCGTTGAACTCATTAACACTCAGAAATGCCGTTGCACTGAAGATGTTGCTCTATCTGCTATCCAAGCGTACGCGAAGAACAAAATGATAGACAAAGCTTTGGATACATTTCAGCAAATGGAAGAAATTTTTGGCTGCAATCCCGGGATTAAATCGTTTAACACTTTACTAAATGCATTTGTTGAATTGAATGACTGGGAGAAAGCTGAGTCTTTTTTTGCTTATTCTGAAACTGTTGGTGTGTCTCCAAATTTGGCGACTTATAATATTTTGATCAAGATTTCGTGTAAGAAGAAGCAATTTAAGAAGGCAAAAGAGTTGTTGGATTGGATGTGGGAGACGGATTTAAAGCCTGATGTGTATAGTTATGGCACTGTGATAAATGGGATAGTGAAAGGTGGGGACTTATTCAGAGCATTAGaggtgtttgatgaaatgcctgaGAGAGGGATTATACCTGATGTTACTTGTTATAATATGATAATTGACGGGTTCTTAAAGATAGGGAACTATGACAAGGCTAAAGAGATATGGGAGAGGTTAGTGATAGACTCTTCCGTTTATCCAAATGTAGCAACTTATAATATCATGATTAATGGGTTGTCCATGTGTGGAAGATTTGATGAGAGTTTGGAGATATGGGAGAGAATGAAGAAGAATGAGCGTGGAAAAGATATGATTACATATACCACTTTCATACATAGGTTATCTGAAGCAGGTAATCTTGATGGCGCTCTCAAAGTTTATAAAGAGATGGTTGATAGTGGTTTAATGGTTGATGTGGTTACCTATAATGCAATGCTGAAGGGCTTTTGTCGTTCCGGGAAGATAAAGGAGAGTTTTGAACTGTGGGTGGTAATGGGGAAGGCGGGTTGTCGGAATGTTGTTAGTTATAACATATTGATAAAGGGATTGTTCGACAATGGCAAGATCGAAGAAGCAATTTCGATTTGGGAACTTCTGCGGAAAAAGGGCTGTGGCCCTGATTCCATAACTTATGGCATTTTAGTTCATGGTTTATGCAAGAATAGGTGCTTGAATAAGGCTTTAAAACTGTTGAAAGAGGCTGAAGGTGAAGGCGTTAGACTAGATAATTATGCATATTCTTCCATGGTTGATGGTTTGTGCAAAGAAGGAAGAATAGATGAAGCTATTGGCATAGTTAAAGAAATGGATAAGCATGGTTGTAAACTGGTTCCTCATATTTGCAATCCTTTGATCAATGGGCTGGTTCGAGCTTCCAAACTCGAGGAGGCAATAATATTTTTCAGGGATATGATATGTAAGGGTTGCTCACCCACTATTGTTTCCTTTAATATACTTGTTCACGGGCTATGCGCATCAGAAAGATACAGTGAGGCATATTCTTTTGTTAAGGAGATGCTTGAGAAGGAATTGAAGCCAGACATGATAACTTACAGCTTGCTGATGAAGGGCCTTTGTCAAGAAAGGAAGATTGACATGGTTCTCAATCTATGGCACCAAGCTATTGCCAATGGTTTTAAGCCTGACATGAAGATGCACAACATTTTGATGCACGCTCTTTGCTCTGCAGGCAAAATTAAAGATGCTTTACAGCTTTATTCAAACATGAAGCGGTCGAACTGTGTTCCGAATCTTGTGACATACAATACCCTAATGGAGGGGCTTTATAAAGCCAGAGACTGTGAAAAAGCATCAGAGATTTGGGATTGTATTTTAAAAGATGGCCTACAACCGGATATCATCTCTTATAATATTACTTTCAAGGGACTTTGTACTTGTGGTAGAATGTCAGATGCCGTTGAGTACTTGAATGATGCTTTGAATCGGGGGATGCTTCCAACTGTTATTTCATGGAACATACTTGTCAGAGCTGCAGTCAGTTTTGGTGCTTCCAAATTTGTGGGAGTCTAA